The following are encoded together in the Balaenoptera acutorostrata chromosome 9, mBalAcu1.1, whole genome shotgun sequence genome:
- the LOC103002708 gene encoding hemoglobin subunit beta, which yields MVHLTAEEKSAVTALWAKVNVEEVGGEALGRLLVVYPWTQRFFEAFGDLSTADAVMKNPKVKAHGKKVLASFSDGLKHLDDLKGTFATLSELHCDKLHVDPENFRLLGNVLVIVLARHFGKEFTPELQAAYQKVVAGVANALAHKYH from the exons ATGGTGCATCTGACTGCTGAGGAGAAGTCTGCCGTCACTGCCCTATGGGCCAAGGTGAACGTGGAGGAAGTTGGTGGTGAGGCCCTGGGCAG GCTGCTGGTTGTCTACCCCTGGACTCAGAGGTTCTTTGAGGCCTTTGGGGACCTGTCCACCGCTGATGCTGTTATGAAAAACCCTAAGGTGAAGGCCCATGGCAAGAAGGTGCTAGCCTCCTTTAGTGACGGCCTGAAGCATCTCGACGACCTCAAGGGCACGTTTGCTACGCTGAGCGAGCTGCACTGTGACAAGCTGCACGTGGATCCTGAGAACTTCAGG CTCCTAGGCAATGTGCTGGTGATTGTGCTGGCTCGCCACTTTGGCAAGGAATTCACCCCGGAGCTTCAGGCTGCCTACCAGAAGGTCGTGGCTGGTGTGGCTAATGCCTTGGCCCACAAGTACCATTGA